The bacterium genome has a segment encoding these proteins:
- a CDS encoding CAP domain-containing protein, giving the protein MIKFFITTIALATIVWGGGMLYQSGCGNIDCMTKTFFTQEEVAEPSFSSTQTTTREVVKKENTTPIPTTTKISAEKKVSAPGPLKVIHDAILGENQSELTRMGIIDQTNNERITQGLSMLSENSKLNTSAEVKVNDMFVKQYFEHVSPSGVNVDNLAESVGYAYILVGENLALGNFKDDRAVVVAWMNSPGHRANILNTRLEEIGVFTKKGIFEGKEVWIAVQEFGKPLSSCPSIDPSIKQSIENNKRQTESLQTSLNVYRQEIDSMQPKYGNEYNKKVNEYNSLIPSYNQLIEATRAFVDNYNAQVRLFNECITK; this is encoded by the coding sequence ATGATAAAGTTTTTTATTACCACCATAGCGCTTGCAACGATTGTCTGGGGTGGTGGCATGTTGTACCAAAGTGGGTGTGGAAATATTGATTGTATGACCAAAACGTTTTTTACGCAGGAAGAGGTTGCGGAGCCCTCTTTTTCTTCAACACAAACCACAACTCGGGAAGTAGTAAAAAAAGAAAATACTACCCCTATTCCAACTACCACAAAAATAAGTGCGGAGAAAAAAGTAAGCGCGCCGGGACCACTTAAGGTTATTCACGATGCGATTTTAGGTGAAAATCAATCAGAGCTTACTCGAATGGGTATTATTGATCAGACAAATAATGAACGTATCACGCAAGGACTTTCAATGCTTTCAGAAAATTCAAAACTCAATACTTCAGCGGAGGTAAAGGTGAATGATATGTTTGTAAAACAATACTTCGAACATGTTTCGCCTTCGGGGGTAAATGTAGATAATCTTGCGGAATCTGTGGGGTATGCTTACATCCTAGTAGGAGAAAATCTTGCGTTGGGAAACTTTAAAGATGATCGGGCGGTTGTTGTTGCTTGGATGAATAGTCCTGGCCATCGCGCCAATATTCTCAATACTCGCTTAGAAGAGATTGGCGTGTTTACGAAGAAGGGAATATTTGAGGGCAAGGAAGTTTGGATTGCTGTACAAGAATTTGGTAAACCACTTTCTTCCTGTCCCAGCATCGATCCGTCGATCAAGCAATCCATTGAAAACAATAAACGACAAACCGAATCCCTCCAAACATCCCTTAATGTCTATCGCCAAGAAATAGATTCCATGCAACCAAAGTATGGGAATGAATACAATAAAAAAGTTAATGAATATAATTCTCTCATCCCATCGTATAATCAACTCATTGAAGCAACTCGTGCGTTTGTTGATAATTACAACGCCCAAGTAAGGCTGTTTAATGAGTGTATAACAAAATAG
- a CDS encoding class I SAM-dependent methyltransferase, which produces MIKKKTSWGHVSGWYDKLIERGEDTYQKKVILPNLLRLMDVKRGETVLDLACGQGFFSRELSKLGAHVIGADISKELITLARTHSPKGIQFEVSPADNLSFLKNNSIDIIVMVLAIQNIENIDGVLKECGRVLKQNGRFFIAMNHPAFRIPKESSWGWDQKLNLPAARLPNEHGQATRLSAVSAQADGSAAQVGMQYRRVDRYLSEVTSKIVMNPGARTSVHTISFHRSLQFYFKKFFKNGFAVTRLEEWISHRKSEKGPRAIAEDHARKEIPLFLCLEIKKL; this is translated from the coding sequence ATGATAAAAAAGAAAACTTCATGGGGGCATGTTTCGGGATGGTACGACAAACTTATCGAGCGGGGAGAAGATACTTATCAAAAAAAGGTCATTTTACCAAACCTCTTACGGCTCATGGACGTTAAAAGAGGCGAAACAGTGCTTGACCTTGCATGCGGGCAAGGGTTTTTTTCTCGGGAACTATCAAAACTGGGAGCGCATGTCATTGGCGCCGATATTTCCAAGGAATTGATCACCCTTGCACGTACGCACTCTCCCAAAGGTATTCAATTTGAAGTTTCTCCGGCCGACAATCTCTCGTTTCTAAAGAATAATTCTATTGATATTATTGTGATGGTACTTGCAATCCAGAATATTGAAAACATAGACGGAGTGCTCAAAGAATGTGGGCGTGTGCTTAAGCAAAACGGAAGATTTTTTATTGCGATGAATCATCCTGCGTTTCGCATACCCAAAGAAAGCAGCTGGGGGTGGGACCAGAAATTGAACCTGCCTGCCGCTCGCCTGCCAAATGAGCACGGGCAGGCGACGCGCCTGTCTGCCGTGTCGGCACAGGCAGATGGCTCTGCGGCGCAGGTAGGAATGCAATATCGACGTGTAGACCGGTATCTTTCCGAAGTAACATCAAAAATTGTCATGAATCCCGGAGCCCGAACAAGCGTTCACACTATTTCGTTTCATCGCTCACTTCAATTTTATTTCAAAAAGTTTTTTAAGAACGGATTCGCGGTAACACGACTGGAAGAATGGATATCGCACAGGAAAAGCGAGAAAGGGCCCCGCGCGATCGCGGAGGATCACGCGCGCAAAGAAATCCCCCTCTTCCTTTGTCTTGAAATTAAAAAACTTTAA
- a CDS encoding deoxyribonuclease IV has translation MNIGCHVSAAGGIFNAPQRAHDWGCEAFQVFSRSPQGGKAPELTPEVVKKFKAEMKKHGIKNFYIHTPYYINFASANNRIKYGSGSVVRDELERGSLLGARYVMTHLGSAKELGKKEALAQTIEMLKKSLDGYTGTTKLLIENSAGAGEIIGDTFSEIAEIIGGVSHPALTGICLDTQHSFASGYDWRTKKTFTEAIEEVERTIGIKAIKMMHANDSKVEFGAHKDRHEHIGDGHIGLAGFKLITPFAKKHNIDMMLETEYDKVEKDIKILKKFRGKE, from the coding sequence ATGAACATCGGATGTCACGTATCAGCGGCGGGAGGAATTTTTAACGCTCCGCAAAGAGCACACGACTGGGGATGCGAAGCATTCCAGGTATTTTCTCGTTCTCCACAAGGAGGCAAAGCACCAGAGCTAACGCCAGAAGTGGTGAAAAAATTCAAAGCGGAAATGAAAAAGCATGGCATCAAGAATTTTTATATCCATACTCCGTATTACATAAATTTTGCGTCCGCCAACAACCGTATCAAATACGGCTCCGGAAGTGTGGTGCGGGACGAGCTCGAACGCGGATCTCTTCTGGGCGCGCGCTATGTGATGACCCATCTCGGCTCGGCAAAAGAACTTGGTAAAAAAGAAGCTCTGGCGCAAACCATTGAAATGCTCAAGAAATCACTCGATGGATATACGGGGACAACAAAACTGCTTATTGAAAACAGCGCTGGTGCTGGGGAAATCATTGGTGATACTTTTAGCGAGATCGCCGAGATTATTGGCGGCGTTAGTCATCCTGCACTTACCGGAATATGTCTCGATACCCAACACTCATTTGCGTCTGGCTACGATTGGCGCACTAAAAAAACATTTACGGAGGCGATCGAAGAAGTTGAGCGCACGATCGGCATCAAAGCAATAAAAATGATGCATGCAAATGACAGCAAGGTAGAATTCGGTGCCCATAAAGATAGGCATGAGCATATTGGCGATGGTCATATTGGTTTGGCGGGATTTAAACTTATTACTCCATTCGCGAAGAAACACAACATAGATATGATGCTTGAAACGGAATACGATAAAGTTGAGAAAGATATAAAAATTCTTAAAAAATTTCGAGGAAAAGAATGA
- a CDS encoding uracil-DNA glycosylase → MNNLGEKEVRLKEINERWTKECTCTLRLTATQAVPGDGSANADIVFIGEGPGRDEDLQGKPFVGAAGKFLNEMLQAINLKREGVYITNVVKYRPPNNRDPLPEEATACYPWLFEQINLIDPKLIILLGRHALERFFPGEKISLVHGKILRREVTGMGVRNFYALYHPAAALYNGGMRGTLLEDFKKIPKVLKKIDSR, encoded by the coding sequence ATGAACAACCTTGGAGAAAAAGAGGTTCGCCTCAAAGAAATCAATGAGCGATGGACCAAGGAATGTACATGCACGCTCCGCTTAACCGCAACGCAAGCAGTTCCCGGAGATGGAAGTGCGAATGCGGATATTGTGTTTATCGGCGAAGGTCCTGGGCGGGATGAAGATCTGCAGGGGAAACCGTTTGTCGGCGCTGCAGGAAAATTTTTAAATGAGATGCTCCAAGCGATCAATCTTAAGCGCGAAGGTGTGTATATCACCAACGTGGTCAAATATCGCCCGCCCAATAACCGCGACCCGCTTCCCGAAGAAGCAACGGCGTGTTATCCGTGGCTTTTTGAGCAGATCAATCTCATTGATCCAAAACTTATCATTCTCTTGGGGCGACACGCGCTGGAACGATTTTTCCCGGGAGAAAAAATATCTCTCGTCCATGGGAAAATTTTACGCAGAGAAGTAACAGGAATGGGGGTGAGAAATTTTTACGCGCTCTACCACCCCGCCGCAGCGCTCTACAATGGTGGTATGCGCGGAACATTGCTCGAAGACTTCAAAAAAATTCCGAAAGTCCTCAAAAAGATCGATTCGAGGTAG